One Salvelinus fontinalis isolate EN_2023a chromosome 27, ASM2944872v1, whole genome shotgun sequence genomic region harbors:
- the acat2 gene encoding acetyl-CoA acetyltransferase, cytosolic: MNTESVVIVSAARTPIGSFNGSLSTVPLQDLCSVVIKDVLKRANLKPEAVSEVIMGHVLTAGHGQNPARQASVAAGIPYPVPAWSCQMVCGSGLKAVCLGVQSIQTGESTVVVAGGMESMSRAPHTVQMRAGVKMGDTTMQDSIIADGLTDAFHCYHMGITAENVAKQWGVSREAQDQFAAQSQNRTEAAQKAGHFDQEIVPVMVPSRKGPVEVKADEFPRHGSNMEAMTKLRPCFLKDGSGTVTPGNASGINDGAAATVLMSQSEAQKRGLKPMARITSWAQAGLDPAIMGTGPIPAIRKAVAKAGWQLDQVDLFEINEAFAAQSIAVVKELGLNPDKVNVTGGAISLGHPIGMSGCRILVTLLHTLQRTGGQRGVASLCIGGGMGIAMCVERV, encoded by the exons ATGAACACTGAGTCTGTTGTCATCGTTTCTGCTGCAAGGACCCCGATTG GGTCTTTCAATGGTTCTCTGTCAACTGTGCCCCTCCAAGATTTGTGCTCTGTGGTGATCAAGGATGTACTGAAGAGAGCCAACCTGAAGCCTGAGGCGGTGTCTGAGGTCATCATGGGGCACGTTCTGACAGCAG gTCATGGGCAGAACCCAGCCCGTCAGGCCAGCGTTGCGGCAGGCATCCCCTACCCAGTGCCTGCCTGGAGCTGCCAGATGGTGTGTGGATCTGGACTGAAGGCAGTGTGTCTGGGCGTTCAGTCCATCCAGACTGGAGAGTCAACCGTGGTGGTGGCTGGAGGCATGGAGAGCATGAGCCGT GCTCCCCACACAGTGCAGATGCGGGCTGGAGTAAAGATGGGCGACACCACCATGCAGGATTCTATCATCGCTGATGGACTGACTGATGCTTTCCACTGCTACCACATGGGCATCACAG CTGAGAATGTGGCTAAGCAGTGGGGTGTGAGTCGCGAGGCTCAGGACCAGTTTGCCGCCCAATCCCAGAACAGGACCGAGGCTGCCCAGAAAGCAGGACATTTCGATCAGGAGATTGTTCCGGTCATGGTGCCGTCCAGAAAAG GCCCAGTGGAGGTGAAAGCAGATGAGTTTCCTCGCCATGGCAGCAACATGGAAGCCATGACTAAACTCAGGCCCTGCTTCCTAAAGGACGGCAGCGGCACCGTCACCCCCGGCAACGCGTCAG GTATAAATGATGGAGCTGCAGCAACTGTTCTAATGAGCCAATCAGAAGCTCAAAAGCGAGGCCTCAAGCCAATGGCCAGAATCACCTCCTGGGCTCAAGCTGGCCTTGACCCGGCAATCATGGGAACTGGGCCTATCCCAGCCATCAGGAAAGCG GTTGCAAAGGCCGGTTGGCAGCTGGATCAAGTGGACCTGTTTGAGATAAATGAAGCTTTCGCTGCCCAGTCCATCGCTGTAGTGAAAGAGCTTGGACTCAACCCAGATAAG GTGAATGTGACTGGGGGTGCCATCTCCCTGGGACACCCCATAGGCATGTCTGGCTGCCGGATTCTGGTGACCCTACTGCACACGCTCCAGAggactgggggtcagaggggTGTGGCTTCTCTCTGCATTGGGGGAGGGATGGGCATCGCCATGTGTGTAGAAAGGGTGTGA